In Chitinophaga nivalis, a single genomic region encodes these proteins:
- a CDS encoding anthrone oxygenase family protein, which yields MKMMLVITAIAAALVAGIFYGYSCSVNPGLGRLPDAGYLEAMQSINRAILNPVFFLVFMGSVLFLPVSTYLEYRQGITVSFWCLLAATVIYIVGVFGVTAAGNVPLNDALDAFNIKGASVAELAQQRAKFENSWNSLHTIRTWASVVSAILVIVACLHTSREVLSK from the coding sequence ATGAAAATGATGTTAGTGATTACCGCCATTGCAGCCGCGCTGGTGGCGGGTATCTTCTACGGCTATTCCTGCTCTGTTAATCCCGGTCTGGGGCGTTTGCCGGATGCCGGTTATCTGGAGGCTATGCAATCTATTAACCGGGCTATTCTGAATCCGGTGTTTTTCCTGGTGTTTATGGGCTCCGTGTTGTTCCTGCCGGTGAGTACTTACCTGGAATACCGGCAAGGCATTACTGTTAGTTTCTGGTGTTTACTGGCGGCTACCGTGATTTATATCGTGGGGGTATTTGGGGTAACCGCTGCCGGCAATGTGCCGCTCAACGATGCATTGGATGCTTTTAATATTAAAGGAGCCTCCGTAGCAGAACTGGCGCAGCAGCGGGCTAAATTTGAAAATAGCTGGAACAGCCTGCACACCATCCGTACCTGGGCATCTGTAGTCAGTGCCATATTGGTCATCGTAGCCTGTTTGCATACCTCGCGGGAAGTGTTGTCTAAATAG
- a CDS encoding FecR family protein, with protein MQQYEDFDIADFLEDEYFIRWVRTPDETSNRFWYNWLRIHPDKKQVVAQAAAVINSVQSSATPVPEVYYTSLKARIDATLQEDSQPATRIQHLWRNIRIAAAVAVLILAGTLTFFLLQYTSTTTIITKYGETSAIWLPDSSRVILNADSRLTYRNSWHHHKREIWLEGEAFLQVRQPSLQQGTPPPFTVHAGAVNIAVLGTEFNVSNRDVAAVMLKSGKVRVDIASTGKKLVMRPHEYMHYNKSSGALIVKTVDPAVYTAWINHQLIFEQESLKNVCDRLQRYFGTPFIIQDSRMQDIKISGIIELNNEATVISTLSGLLNTDVRKTNNQIIITGN; from the coding sequence ATGCAGCAGTATGAAGATTTTGATATAGCAGACTTTCTGGAAGATGAATATTTCATCAGATGGGTGCGTACCCCTGATGAAACGAGTAACCGGTTTTGGTACAATTGGCTGCGTATACATCCGGATAAAAAACAGGTAGTAGCACAGGCGGCAGCTGTCATCAATAGTGTACAGTCATCCGCCACACCGGTACCGGAAGTATATTATACTTCCCTGAAAGCACGTATAGATGCTACCTTACAGGAAGACAGCCAACCCGCTACACGTATACAGCATTTATGGCGTAATATACGTATAGCCGCTGCCGTAGCTGTACTGATACTGGCAGGTACACTCACTTTTTTCCTGCTGCAATATACCAGTACCACCACCATTATTACAAAATATGGGGAAACCAGTGCTATATGGTTGCCGGACAGCTCCAGGGTGATATTGAATGCCGATTCCCGCCTCACTTACCGCAACAGCTGGCATCATCACAAACGGGAAATATGGCTGGAAGGAGAGGCTTTCCTGCAGGTACGGCAACCATCTCTGCAACAGGGTACACCACCACCTTTTACGGTACATGCCGGTGCTGTAAACATCGCTGTATTGGGAACGGAATTTAATGTGAGTAACCGGGATGTGGCAGCCGTCATGCTAAAAAGTGGTAAAGTACGGGTAGACATTGCCAGCACCGGAAAAAAGCTGGTCATGCGCCCGCATGAATATATGCACTATAATAAATCTTCGGGAGCACTTATCGTTAAAACGGTGGACCCGGCGGTATATACGGCCTGGATCAACCACCAGCTTATTTTTGAACAGGAATCATTGAAAAATGTATGTGACCGGCTGCAGCGCTACTTCGGAACGCCCTTTATCATTCAGGATAGCAGGATGCAGGACATAAAAATCTCCGGGATCATTGAACTGAACAATGAAGCTACCGTCATCAGCACTTTGTCTGGTTTGTTAAATACCGACGTTAGAAAAACGAACAACCAAATCATTATTACCGGGAATTAA
- a CDS encoding RNA polymerase sigma factor, with amino-acid sequence MDKTTPVYSFEEDRLLLEQITSGNYAAFTALYNKYIKGLHQYGLKFTADTTLVEDSLHDLFVWIWARRQELSIQTSLKSYLIKALRTSLLRRLKEAQRTISRDTGAEDHYDFRLTLSPETEIMDKENEWVLRDKVARLLAQLTNRQKEVIYLRYYEGLSFEEIAGNMNLTMKGCYKLMGRAIATLRELGTPVCILIYCLL; translated from the coding sequence ATGGATAAAACCACGCCTGTATATAGCTTTGAAGAAGATAGGCTACTGTTGGAGCAAATCACATCGGGCAACTATGCTGCCTTTACTGCACTATATAATAAGTACATCAAAGGTCTTCACCAATACGGACTGAAATTTACAGCAGATACTACCCTGGTGGAAGACAGCCTGCATGACTTATTTGTATGGATCTGGGCACGGCGGCAGGAACTAAGTATACAAACTTCCCTGAAAAGCTATCTGATAAAAGCATTGCGTACATCCCTGCTACGTCGCCTGAAAGAAGCGCAGCGTACGATTTCCCGTGATACCGGTGCAGAAGATCATTATGATTTCCGGTTAACCCTTTCTCCGGAAACGGAAATAATGGATAAGGAAAATGAGTGGGTATTGCGCGATAAGGTCGCCCGCCTGCTGGCGCAACTCACCAACCGGCAGAAAGAAGTCATTTATCTGCGTTATTATGAAGGATTATCCTTCGAAGAAATAGCCGGTAATATGAACCTCACCATGAAAGGTTGTTATAAACTAATGGGCAGGGCTATTGCCACCCTTCGCGAACTCGGTACCCCGGTATGTATATTGATTTACTGTCTGTTATAA
- a CDS encoding NAD(P)-dependent oxidoreductase produces the protein MNILIIGATGGTGAQLVEQALNQGHHVSAFVRNPAKLQLRHSHLTIIQGDVMDMDSLERAMAGQDAVLSALGVPASHKEPIRAIGTLNVIRAMEKAGVKRFICQTSLGYGDSRQVLNRTPFYFKYLIVPFVLKTGFADHALQEEHIRQSRLDWVIVRPGNLTDGKHTGLYKHGFAATDKTIKVKVSRADVADFMLKQLTTTVYLGKTPGISY, from the coding sequence ATGAACATACTTATTATAGGAGCCACTGGTGGCACGGGTGCGCAGCTGGTAGAACAAGCCCTGAATCAGGGACATCACGTAAGCGCTTTCGTACGTAATCCTGCAAAATTACAGCTCAGACATTCGCATCTTACCATCATACAGGGAGATGTCATGGATATGGATTCACTGGAACGTGCCATGGCCGGGCAGGATGCCGTATTGTCAGCATTAGGTGTGCCTGCCTCGCATAAAGAACCAATACGGGCAATCGGTACGCTGAATGTGATCCGGGCGATGGAAAAGGCTGGTGTGAAACGCTTTATTTGTCAGACTTCCCTGGGATATGGCGATAGCCGGCAGGTGCTGAACAGAACGCCTTTCTATTTCAAATATCTGATAGTGCCTTTCGTATTAAAGACAGGTTTTGCAGACCATGCCTTACAGGAAGAACACATCCGGCAAAGCAGGCTGGATTGGGTGATTGTACGCCCGGGCAACCTGACAGATGGTAAACATACTGGCCTGTATAAACACGGATTTGCTGCTACAGACAAAACAATTAAGGTGAAAGTATCCCGTGCAGACGTAGCTGATTTTATGCTGAAACAGTTGACTACAACTGTCTACCTGGGAAAAACACCTGGTATATCTTATTGA